The following are encoded in a window of Phaseolus vulgaris cultivar G19833 chromosome 3, P. vulgaris v2.0, whole genome shotgun sequence genomic DNA:
- the LOC137805787 gene encoding protein MAIN-LIKE 2-like, producing the protein MVKIRGEGSQGDRLRPTTSVRRRRRHVNEDEEHVEHEDAEDVDVELEEAEPQMEVEDEDAPEIEGEGYPGGPRDGTLLTGYEDHVAMQLWNGVDRGGLKLVSHGRKMSKMGAPHPRILPAVELSGLAALIGASYDTIDKGLLCAFVERWHPETNSFHLLVGEMTITLDDVSNLLHLPIMGQFYTYPSLDTATATDLLVDSLRVDRGVAAAETRHCRGGHVRLS; encoded by the exons ATGGTGAAGATTAGGGGAGAAGGTTCACAAGGTGATCGTCTACGTCCCACAACCTCtgttagaagaagaagaagacatgttaatgaagatgaagaacatGTTGAACATGAAGATGCAGAAGATGTTGATGTTGAACTTGAAGAAGCTGAACCCCAAATGGAGGTGGAGGATGAAGACGCACCTGAAATAGAAGGTGAAGGTTATCCTGGAGGTCCACGGGATGGGACACTATTGACAGGTTATGAAGACCATGTGGCCATGCAATTATGGAATGGTGTG GATCGAGGAGGGTTAAAATTGGTGTCTCATGGCCGAAAAATGAGTAAGATGGGTGCTCCTCATCCTCGGATACTACctgcagtggagttgtcaggtTTAGCTGCACTTATTGGGGCAAGCTATGACACGATAGACAAAGGACTGTTGTGTGCCTTTGTAGAAAGGTGGCACCCAGAGACAAATTCATTTCATCTGCTTGTAGGTGAGATGACCATCACATTGGATGATGTGTCGAATTTGTTGCACCTCCCAATTATGGGGCAATTCTACACGTATCCGAGCTTGGATACAGCTACGGCGACTGATTTGCTTGTTGATTCACTTCGTGTAGATCGGGGAGTAGCAGCTGCTGAGACTCGTCATTGTCGGGGTGGACATGTGCGTCTAAGCTAG
- the LOC137806433 gene encoding uncharacterized protein At4g22758-like, with protein MLTSKQKKSQKANARRLLISINVLGSSGPIRFVVNEEEHVGAVVGTALKFYAREGRLPILGKDTTGFALYCPHLASDALSPWERIGSHGVRNFMLCKKEAESDSRGVAEEDGSESGNSNGKHSSSSRGNGSWKGWFNISLNLKISSQ; from the exons ATGTTGACGAGCAAGCAGAAGAAGAGCCAGAAAGCCAACGCCAGGAGGCTCTTGATCAGCATCAATGTACTGGGGAGTTCGGGGCCGATTCGGTTCGTGGTGAACGAGGAGGAGCATGTCGGAGCGGTCGTCGGCACCGCCCTCAAGTTCTACGCGCGTGAGGGCAGGCTTCCCATCCTTGGAAAGGACACCACCGGTTTCGCGCTCTATTGCCCTCATCTTGCATCTGACG CTTTGAGTCCATGGGAGAGAATAGGGTCGCATGGGGTTAGAAATTTTATGCTGTGCAAGAAGGAGGCAGAGTCAGATTCTAGGGGTGTGGCTGAGGAAGATGGAAGTGAGAGTGGGAATAGTAATGGCAAACATTCGAGCAGCAGCAGGGGAAATGGGAGCTGGAAGGGTTGGTTCAACATATCCCTGAACCTCAAGATCTCTTCCCAGTGA